From a single Nicotiana tabacum cultivar K326 chromosome 8, ASM71507v2, whole genome shotgun sequence genomic region:
- the LOC107824837 gene encoding elongation factor 1-alpha-like, translating to MNKRSFKYAWVLDKLKAERERGITIDIALWKFETTKYYCTVIDAPRHRDFIKNMITGTFQADRAVLIIDSTTGGFEAGISKDGQTREHALLAFTLGVKRPIDRT from the coding sequence ATGAACAAGAGGTCATTCAAGTATGCCTGGGTGCTTGACAAGCTTAAGGCTGAACGTGAGCGTGGTATCACCATTGATATTGCCTTGTGGAAGTTTGAGACCACCAAATACTACTGCACCGTGATTGATGCCCCCAGACACAGGGACTTTATCAAGAACATGATCACTGGTACTTTCCAGGCTGATCGTGCTGTTCTTATTATTGACTCCACCACTGGTGGTTTTGAAGCTGGTATTTCCAAGGATGGTCAGACCCGTGAGCACGCATTGCTTGCTTTCACTCTTGGTGTCAAGCGACCCATCGACAGAACGTGA